The genomic stretch CTACAAAGGAAAGAAAAGTCCATTAATTGATATTCCCTCAAATTAGTCATTCACAAATAGAACGATAAATCAAGTGTACTTACATAAGCAGAATTTATTAAAAAGTGAACTAAAATGTAAACCACACTCAATTTTTAAAGAGTGTGGTCTTTCTTTTCAAATTCTATAAATCTTTTTCTGTGTAGCTTTCGCGAGGCTTATTGTTTGGGTGATCCCAAGCATATCTTGTCTGTTTTGATAAGGGAAGGTTCATAACAGTATTAGCAGGTGGGATTGGTTTCATAAACCACCTATCATAAAGCTTTTCAAGTGATTCGTCTTTAATCTGACGTAGGATACTATCGTTGATTGCTTGTTCAAGTTTTGTGTCATGTAATCTCAGCATACAAGCGATAGGTTCGACTGAAAGTACGGTGTCAAGAATGACATAATCCGATGGATTTTTTGATTTTGCAATATGTCCAGCGAGAATTGAAGAATCCATAACAAAAGCATCAGCGCGACCCGATTCGAGTAATAAGAAACTATCTGCGTGATCTTTTCCTTTGACGACTTTAAAGTGAATGTTTTTTGCGCGTTTGTTCTTACGAATAAGTTGAACAGATGTCGTACCGGTGGTCGTTGCAACTGTTTTTCCATTTAAATCATCAAGAGATTTAATGTTAGAGTTTTTCTTTACAGCAATCCGGACCTCTTCAACATATGTCGTATAAGCAAATGCTGCTTCTTTGCTGCGAGCAATATCATTCGTTGTTGAGCCGCACTCAAAATCATAGGTCTTATTTTTTAAGAGAGGAATTCTATTTTGAGACGTGATGGGAAGATAATGGATTTTAATCGGTTTACCAATTTTTTTTGAGATATCATCAATGATACGTTCTGCCATTTCTGTATGAAAGCCTACATATTTATTATTACCAAGGGCGTAGGCCAAACCAGATGATTCACGAACACCTAAAGTGATTTCCCCTGTTTGCTTTATTTTTTCAAGCGTATCATTTTCAGCATGTGCGACGCTTGTAAGTCCAATGGCTGCTGCAGCAATAAACATTAACAATGATTTCTTCATTTATGTCCTCCATACATTGATTTTTATTTTAGTTACTTAAGATATACTGCTTGCACGGTGTAGCATAGTTATTCTTCTGAGTGGAATTTTTTTTATCGTAGCATGAAATGAGGGCTATAGTTTCTTAATTGATATTAAGATGAATCCAAACAGGAACATGGTCGGATGGTTTTTTGTATCCCCTTACTTCTGTTTGACTATAAGCGCAAATAAGGTGATCAACTGCTTCTGGCGATAAGAGTAAATGATCAATGCGAATCCCATTATTTTTAGGCCATGCTCCAGCTTGGAAATCCCAAAAACTGAAGGAGGGCGTATCGGTGACATTCCGGATAGCATCGTAAAGGCCTAAATGAAGAATACGTTGGAATGCTTTTCTTGTTTTTTGAAGAAATAAAGCATCTTGATTCCATTCTTGAGGTTTTTTTGCATCGAGTGGGGTGGGAATGACATTATAATCACCGGCTAGAACAAGGGGCTCTTCATATGCGAGTAATGATTTCGCATGTGCATATAATCTTTCCATCCATTCCATCTTATAGGGATATTTTTCACTCTCAATAGGATTTCCATTTGGCAAATAGAGCGATGCAACACGAATAATGCCTTTATTTATTGAATAAACAGCTTCAATATAACGTGCTTGTTCATCATTATTATTGCCAGGTAGTCGACGGATCACTTCATCCGGTGTTTTTTTAGAAAGAATTGCGACGCCATTAAAACTTTTTTGTCCATGTGTTTCTATATGGTAACCTAGGTTTTCAATTGCATCACGTGGAAAATTGTCATCAATAATTTTAATTTCCTGTAGACAGACTATATCTGGCTGATTTTGCTGTAGCCATTGATATAATGTTTCGTGTCGTGCTTTTATTCCGGCAATATTCCACGTTGCTATTTTCATGGTGCTCATCATTCGATATCAAATATGCAATTTAATTTTCTGCGTTAATATTTTATCGCAGTCACGCTATTGTTTTTTATTTATAGGGCGATATTACTATGGTAAATTGATTTATCAAGAGATCCAATAAAAGCAAAAAAGGCAAATTTAAAGTTTTAAAATTTAATTTATTTTCATTTTTGAAAACTTTCTGCTGTTTAGTTCTTGACGAACGTTTGTGTTCTCGCTATTAGACACGAACGTAACCGATGTGGAAATGATCTTTTGTTTTGAATATAACCCAAAAGATCCTTCAAACGGGTGTTAAAAAGATTAAAAGCAAATGCTAGTGCAAAAGGCTATTGCCTTCTCTGCTTGTGATCGGGTAGACTGTTTTTAGCAGCTGTGCCCGATTTTGTGTGTAGAATAAGACATCTATACCAATTTTGTTGGAGTAGGTGGAATTAAAATAGAAAAGCCCGATTGGGTGAGACGAATGTAAATCGAAAAGAGGAAGGTTGCATGCCTACCGTAAACCAGTTGATTCGCAAGCCACGTGTGGCACCAGTTAAACGTAATAAGGTTCCTGCTCTGCAGTCAAATCCTCAGAAGCGTGGTGTTTGTACGCGTGTTTACACAACAACGCCGAAGAAACCTAATTCGGCTCTTCGTAAAGTTGCTAAAATTCGCTTGACGAATGGATTTGAGGTAATTGGTTATATTCCTGGAGAGGGACATAATCTTCAAGAGCACTCTGTTGTGATGATCCGTGGTGGTCGTGTAAAAGATTTGCCAGGGGTTCGTTATCACATTATTCGTGGTTTGCTTGATACCCAAGGTGTTAAGAATCGTAAACAGCGTCGTTCAAAGTATGGCGCAAAGCGTCCAAAGTAATATTGAGAGACAAAGCCGATGTCCCGTCGTCATAGAGCAGAAAAGCGTGAAATTAATCCAGATCCTAAATTTGGTGATTTGGTTATTACAAAATTTATGAATGCCATTATGTTTGATGGTAAAAAGTCAGTTGCAGAGCGTATTGTTTATGGTGCGCTTGATTCTGTAGAGAAAAAAGTAAAAACAGATCCAGTAGATCTCTTTCATCGGGCTTTAGAGAATGTTGCTCCTCATATTGAAGTTCGTTCTCGTCGTGTTGGGGGGGCTACTTATCAGGTTCCGATTGATGTTCGTCCTGATCGTCGTCAGGCTCTTGCTATTCGTTGGTTGATTTCGGCAGCGCGTGGACGGAATGAAACAACAATGATTGAGCGTTTATCTGGTGAACTCATGGATGCGGCTAATAATCGCGGTTCTGCTGTGAAAAAGCGTGAGGATGTTCATCGTATGGCTGAGGCTAACCGTGCGTTCTCGCATTATCGCTGGTAGAGGTTTTTAACTAAGGCAAATATAATGGCTCGCGAATATAAAATTGAAGATTATCGTAATTTTGGTATTATGGCACATATTGATGCCGGTAAGACTACGATGACTGAACGTATTCTGTTCTATACGGGTAAGAATCATAAAATCGGGGAAACGCATGATGGTGCTTCTACGATGGATTGGATGGAGCAGGAGCAAGAGCGCGGCATTACCATCACATCTGCTGCGACGACGACGTTTTGGGAAGGGCGTGATGGTCGTAAGCGGCGCTTTAATATCATTGATACGCCAGGGCACGTTGATTTTACTATTGAGGTTGAGCGTTCTTTGCGTGTTCTTGATGGGGCGATAGCATTATTGGATGCTAATGCTGGTGTGGAGCCTCAAACAGAGACTGTTTGGCGGCAGGCTGAGAAGTATCGTGTCCCACGCATGGTTTTTGTTAATAAAATGGATAAAATAGGTGCTGATTTCTATCGTAGTGTAGAAATGGTTGGTTCTCGGTTGGGGGCTAAAGCACTTATTTTGCAGTTGCCGATTGGTGCTGAAAATGACTTTGAAGGTGTTGTTGATCTTGTTGAGATGAAAGCTTTAAAGTGGGATGGTTCTATTGGTGCTTCAGCGGTGATCGGTGAAATTCCTTCTGACTTAAAGGAAAAGGCTGAGGAATATCGCGAAAAACTCATTGAAATGGCTGTG from Bartonella kosoyi encodes the following:
- a CDS encoding transporter substrate-binding domain-containing protein gives rise to the protein MKKSLLMFIAAAAIGLTSVAHAENDTLEKIKQTGEITLGVRESSGLAYALGNNKYVGFHTEMAERIIDDISKKIGKPIKIHYLPITSQNRIPLLKNKTYDFECGSTTNDIARSKEAAFAYTTYVEEVRIAVKKNSNIKSLDDLNGKTVATTTGTTSVQLIRKNKRAKNIHFKVVKGKDHADSFLLLESGRADAFVMDSSILAGHIAKSKNPSDYVILDTVLSVEPIACMLRLHDTKLEQAINDSILRQIKDESLEKLYDRWFMKPIPPANTVMNLPLSKQTRYAWDHPNNKPRESYTEKDL
- the xth gene encoding exodeoxyribonuclease III translates to MKIATWNIAGIKARHETLYQWLQQNQPDIVCLQEIKIIDDNFPRDAIENLGYHIETHGQKSFNGVAILSKKTPDEVIRRLPGNNNDEQARYIEAVYSINKGIIRVASLYLPNGNPIESEKYPYKMEWMERLYAHAKSLLAYEEPLVLAGDYNVIPTPLDAKKPQEWNQDALFLQKTRKAFQRILHLGLYDAIRNVTDTPSFSFWDFQAGAWPKNNGIRIDHLLLSPEAVDHLICAYSQTEVRGYKKPSDHVPVWIHLNIN
- the rpsL gene encoding 30S ribosomal protein S12, whose amino-acid sequence is MPTVNQLIRKPRVAPVKRNKVPALQSNPQKRGVCTRVYTTTPKKPNSALRKVAKIRLTNGFEVIGYIPGEGHNLQEHSVVMIRGGRVKDLPGVRYHIIRGLLDTQGVKNRKQRRSKYGAKRPK
- the rpsG gene encoding 30S ribosomal protein S7, giving the protein MSRRHRAEKREINPDPKFGDLVITKFMNAIMFDGKKSVAERIVYGALDSVEKKVKTDPVDLFHRALENVAPHIEVRSRRVGGATYQVPIDVRPDRRQALAIRWLISAARGRNETTMIERLSGELMDAANNRGSAVKKREDVHRMAEANRAFSHYRW